The following proteins come from a genomic window of Polaribacter dokdonensis:
- a CDS encoding SCO family protein produces the protein MDVKFFKKSKATLIFLVVFSAVTVPVFYHLLKVDKKLKVYSPSDVNPSLVHESIKHITKDHTIANFELINQNGETITQKNYKDKIYIADFFFTRCTNICVAMAYNMNELQEYYKDDNDIMFLSHSVTPVMDSVPVLKEYAKNKGVIDGKWNVTTGAKKHIYDLARKSYFAVIEDGDGGEDDFIHTEQFVLIDKERRIRGYYDGTNKEDMQKLKDDMVLLKEEYERK, from the coding sequence ATGGATGTAAAATTTTTTAAGAAAAGTAAGGCTACACTAATATTTTTAGTTGTTTTTTCAGCAGTAACTGTACCTGTATTTTATCACTTGTTAAAAGTAGATAAGAAGTTAAAAGTATATAGTCCTTCAGATGTAAACCCAAGTTTGGTGCATGAATCTATTAAGCATATTACAAAAGATCATACCATTGCAAATTTTGAGTTAATAAATCAAAATGGCGAAACCATAACTCAGAAAAACTATAAAGATAAAATTTACATTGCTGATTTCTTTTTTACAAGATGCACCAATATCTGTGTAGCTATGGCTTATAATATGAACGAGCTTCAAGAATATTATAAAGATGATAATGATATTATGTTTCTAAGTCATTCTGTTACTCCAGTTATGGATAGTGTTCCTGTATTAAAAGAGTATGCTAAAAATAAGGGGGTTATTGATGGTAAATGGAATGTAACCACAGGTGCTAAAAAACACATTTATGACCTAGCCAGAAAAAGTTATTTTGCTGTTATTGAAGATGGTGATGGAGGTGAGGATGACTTTATACATACAGAGCAATTTGTCTTAATAGATAAAGAAAGACGCATACGTGGTTATTATGATGGAACTAACAAAGAAGACATGCAAAAGTTGAAAGACGATATGGTTTTGTTAAAAGAAGAATATGAACGCAAATAA
- the rseP gene encoding RIP metalloprotease RseP: MEILIKASQFILSLSLLIVLHELGHFIPAKLFKTRVEKFYLFFDYKFSLLKKKVGETVYGIGWIPLGGYVKISGMIDESMDTEQMKQPAQPWEFRSKPAWQRLIIMLGGVFVNFVLGIFIYIMLMYSYGERYLPNDNLKDGVWVQDSLAMNLGLQTGDKILSVDGQKVKKFSGLSLEFINGNNFEIEREGKIIDKKIPTDFISQLMDRGKDAGPFIYPRFPFVIGKISEDSPNVGSALQEKDIVTSVNGTLLKYYDEAENVLSKYKGQEVTATVIREKQEKEITLKITNEGKLGVVFTTLPLSDLEKLGYYDLANIEYSFAEAIPAGWNKSWKTLTDYVKQLKKIFNPSTGAYKGLGGFISIGSIFPDEWSAESFWNITAFLSIMLGFMNLLPIPALDGGHVVFTLWEMITGKKPGDKFLEYAQLVGFVLLIALLLFANGNDIFRLLK; the protein is encoded by the coding sequence ATGGAAATATTAATTAAAGCATCACAATTTATTTTAAGTTTATCTTTATTAATTGTTTTGCACGAATTAGGGCACTTTATCCCTGCAAAATTGTTTAAAACAAGAGTAGAAAAATTCTATTTATTCTTCGATTATAAGTTTTCTCTTTTAAAGAAAAAAGTTGGTGAAACTGTTTATGGCATTGGTTGGATTCCTTTAGGAGGTTATGTAAAAATTTCTGGAATGATTGATGAAAGCATGGATACTGAGCAAATGAAACAACCTGCTCAGCCTTGGGAGTTTAGATCAAAACCAGCTTGGCAGCGTTTAATTATTATGTTGGGTGGAGTTTTTGTAAACTTTGTGCTTGGTATTTTTATCTACATTATGTTAATGTATTCTTATGGAGAACGGTATTTACCAAATGATAATTTAAAAGATGGTGTTTGGGTACAAGATTCATTAGCTATGAATTTAGGATTACAAACAGGTGATAAAATATTATCTGTAGACGGACAAAAAGTAAAGAAGTTCTCTGGTCTTTCTTTAGAATTTATTAATGGTAATAATTTTGAAATTGAAAGAGAAGGCAAAATAATTGACAAGAAAATTCCTACTGATTTTATTTCTCAATTAATGGATAGAGGAAAAGATGCTGGCCCATTTATATATCCTCGTTTTCCTTTTGTAATTGGTAAAATCTCTGAAGACTCACCAAATGTTGGTTCTGCTTTACAAGAAAAAGACATTGTTACCAGCGTAAATGGAACTCTTTTAAAGTATTATGATGAAGCTGAAAATGTATTATCAAAATACAAAGGTCAAGAGGTTACTGCAACAGTAATAAGAGAAAAACAAGAAAAAGAAATTACGCTTAAAATCACAAATGAAGGTAAATTAGGGGTTGTTTTTACAACACTGCCTTTATCAGATTTAGAGAAATTAGGGTATTATGACCTAGCCAATATAGAATATAGTTTTGCTGAAGCTATACCTGCAGGTTGGAATAAATCTTGGAAAACTTTAACAGATTATGTAAAACAATTAAAAAAGATTTTTAACCCAAGTACAGGAGCTTACAAAGGCTTAGGAGGATTTATTTCTATTGGAAGTATTTTTCCTGATGAATGGAGTGCAGAATCTTTCTGGAATATAACTGCTTTCTTATCTATTATGTTAGGGTTCATGAACTTATTACCTATACCTGCTTTAGATGGTGGTCATGTAGTGTTTACACTTTGGGAAATGATTACAGGAAAAAAACCAGGAGATAAATTCTTAGAATATGCGCAATTAGTAGGTTTTGTTTTACTTATTGCACTTTTATTATTTGCAAATGGGAATGATATATTTAGACTTTTAAAATAA
- a CDS encoding cupin-like domain-containing protein → MSLNLSQIDRVQTITKEDFLKNYFKPQKPVVIERFIEDWPAFSKWSLDYMKEVAGDKIVPLYDDRPVDFKDGFNEPHAKMKMSEYVDLLKSKPTKFRIFLWNVLKEVPVLQKDYKFPDFGLRLMKGLPMLFFGGTDSYTFMHYDIDLANIFHFHFEGKKEVILFDQKQNKHLYKIPYSLITREDINFSNPDFEKWPNLKKAKGYTTYLEHGQVLYMPEGYWHYMKYITPGFSMSLRAIARNPKNLGKALYNVFIMRTIDTIMRRVKGQKWIDWKNEKAISK, encoded by the coding sequence ATGAGTTTAAACTTATCTCAAATAGATAGAGTACAAACAATAACAAAAGAAGACTTTCTTAAAAATTATTTTAAGCCACAAAAACCAGTGGTGATAGAAAGATTTATTGAAGATTGGCCAGCTTTTTCTAAGTGGTCTTTAGACTATATGAAAGAGGTTGCTGGTGATAAAATTGTGCCTTTATATGATGACAGACCTGTAGATTTTAAAGACGGTTTTAATGAGCCACATGCAAAAATGAAAATGTCTGAATATGTAGATTTACTTAAAAGTAAGCCTACAAAATTTAGAATATTTTTATGGAATGTGTTAAAAGAGGTGCCTGTATTACAAAAGGATTACAAGTTTCCTGATTTTGGTTTGCGGTTAATGAAAGGACTACCAATGTTATTTTTTGGAGGTACAGATTCTTATACATTTATGCATTATGATATTGATTTAGCTAATATTTTTCACTTTCATTTTGAAGGTAAAAAGGAAGTAATTCTCTTTGATCAAAAGCAAAATAAGCACTTATATAAAATACCATACTCGTTAATTACAAGAGAAGATATTAATTTTTCGAATCCCGATTTTGAGAAATGGCCAAATCTTAAAAAAGCCAAAGGATATACTACTTATTTAGAGCATGGCCAAGTATTGTATATGCCTGAAGGTTATTGGCATTACATGAAATATATTACTCCAGGTTTTTCTATGAGTCTAAGAGCAATTGCTAGAAATCCAAAAAATTTAGGAAAAGCTCTGTATAATGTTTTTATTATGAGAACTATAGATACTATCATGAGAAGAGTAAAAGGTCAAAAGTGGATTGATTGGAAAAATGAGAAAGCAATTTCTAAATAA
- a CDS encoding TonB-dependent receptor plug domain-containing protein, with protein sequence MKIKITLLIAVLLSVTTIKAQSNTVQNDTLKEVVITSTRIDLPFKENSRTINIVTSKDIANSAATNVADLLQLVAGVDIRRRGTAGSQADLYIRGGGFDQTLLLIDGIKMDDAQTGHHTMNAALPIEVIERIEIIKGPAARVFGQNAFTGAINIVTKKDLENTVSANVEAGSFGQLNGSITVGKEFKNSSFIAHVGALTSDGYRNNSDYNNYNYFLKGVFNKNKQPIEMIATFFDKKFGAENFYTTNPAWNEYEETQNSLVGFSTTFNTGNFKIKPRIYWRRGQDIFLLKRDDPDFFRNLHITNKIGVETNVSYTSSLGITGFGIDVSRFSISSNNLGDRNRTLANFFLEHRFKIGDNIDVTPGVAVTYFSDFDFNAFPGLDLGIQLSDNFKAYGNVGYTYRVPTYTDLYYSDPATSGNPDLEPESAFAQEVGVKFNSSNFFASFAVFNRDSDNLIDYIRPDTATGVFTATNIAEVNTKGLEFDATYLFKLNDFNQSLKVGYSYLEDDIIDQNTDLSRYSLNTLRHQFITQLSTSFFKNVRQNIMYKHAERTTGQSYNVWDASIILDVNKVSFTITANNIFDAEYIESGFVPMPPSNILFGLRYNF encoded by the coding sequence ATGAAAATTAAAATTACATTATTAATTGCAGTGCTATTAAGTGTTACAACTATAAAGGCACAATCGAATACTGTACAAAATGATACTTTAAAGGAAGTTGTAATAACATCAACTAGAATAGATTTACCTTTTAAAGAAAACTCTAGAACCATAAACATTGTTACAAGTAAAGATATTGCAAATAGTGCAGCAACCAATGTTGCAGATCTTTTACAATTAGTAGCAGGTGTAGATATTAGAAGAAGAGGTACTGCAGGTAGCCAAGCAGATTTATACATTAGAGGTGGTGGTTTTGATCAAACCTTATTGTTAATTGATGGTATTAAGATGGATGATGCACAAACTGGGCATCATACTATGAATGCTGCTTTACCAATAGAAGTTATAGAGAGAATAGAAATTATTAAAGGACCTGCTGCCAGAGTTTTTGGGCAGAATGCATTTACAGGTGCTATTAATATTGTTACTAAAAAGGATTTAGAAAACACAGTTTCTGCAAATGTAGAAGCAGGTTCTTTTGGGCAATTAAATGGTTCTATAACTGTGGGTAAAGAGTTTAAGAATTCGTCTTTTATTGCACATGTTGGTGCTTTAACTTCTGATGGTTACAGAAATAACTCAGATTATAACAACTACAATTATTTTCTAAAGGGTGTTTTTAATAAAAACAAACAGCCAATTGAAATGATTGCTACTTTTTTCGATAAGAAATTCGGTGCAGAAAATTTTTATACGACTAATCCTGCTTGGAATGAGTATGAAGAAACTCAAAATAGTTTAGTTGGTTTTTCTACAACTTTCAATACAGGTAATTTTAAAATTAAACCTAGAATTTATTGGAGAAGAGGTCAAGATATATTTTTATTAAAAAGAGATGATCCAGATTTTTTTAGAAATTTACACATTACTAATAAAATAGGTGTAGAAACAAATGTTTCTTATACATCTAGCTTAGGTATTACTGGTTTTGGAATAGATGTTTCTCGTTTTTCTATAAGTAGTAATAATTTAGGAGATAGAAACAGAACTTTAGCTAATTTCTTTTTAGAACACAGGTTTAAAATTGGAGATAATATAGATGTAACTCCAGGAGTTGCTGTAACTTATTTTTCAGATTTTGATTTCAACGCTTTTCCTGGTTTAGATTTAGGAATTCAACTTTCAGATAATTTCAAAGCTTATGGTAATGTAGGATATACGTATAGAGTGCCAACTTATACAGATTTGTATTATTCAGATCCTGCAACTTCAGGTAATCCAGATTTAGAACCAGAAAGTGCATTTGCTCAAGAAGTAGGTGTAAAGTTTAATAGCAGTAACTTTTTTGCATCATTTGCAGTTTTTAATAGAGATTCAGATAATTTAATAGATTATATAAGGCCAGATACTGCAACAGGTGTATTTACAGCTACCAATATTGCAGAAGTAAATACAAAAGGTTTAGAGTTTGATGCCACTTATTTATTTAAATTAAATGATTTTAATCAAAGTTTAAAAGTGGGTTATTCTTATTTAGAGGATGATATTATAGATCAGAATACAGATTTATCTCGTTATTCATTAAATACGTTAAGACATCAATTTATCACACAACTATCTACTTCTTTCTTCAAGAATGTGAGACAAAATATCATGTACAAGCATGCAGAAAGAACTACAGGTCAGAGTTACAATGTTTGGGACGCTTCAATTATTTTAGATGTAAACAAAGTAAGCTTTACAATTACAGCAAATAATATTTTTGATGCTGAATATATAGAAAGTGGCTTTGTGCCAATGCCTCCAAGTAATATTTTATTTGGATTGCGTTATAATTTCTAA
- a CDS encoding PLP-dependent aminotransferase family protein gives MASSPLLSIIQKNINFDKFKTQAVYIQAAQNFIGLFQRKIILEKTKLPGTRALAKTLEIHRNTAVAIYDELASQGWVDIKPNKGTFVSVRKTSSNNKKSKTNFSTKSTISESTGFHFQKSFHLASTVQSTEAKYSVNDGKPDLRLHPVNQFTRWYSAAMKRKTLIQKWNRPQEASLSMFQTQLCNYLNATRGLHVSPKNLISTRSTEMSLYIVSQLLIQKDDVVLVGNLSNYASNMIFQQVGAQLITIPVDEEGLDVEFIRKNFIKSSIRCVYVCAHRDYPTTTTLSSERRKALLKLAKEFGFAIIEDDFDYDFQFDGPPSLPMANSDENGMVIYLGKLGQSLFPSFQTGFVIAPENLIQEAKNYLYLLDEQGDLIQQQMLSELINEGEIYRMMQKNIVIYKERRDYLHQLLTHKFKKIATWKIPDGGLAIWLTFTPTISLVKLAEQAEQNNLFLPKTILYQNKSTCAIRFGFGHLNKEELEIVILKLKEAYKNVVGNILVD, from the coding sequence ATGGCAAGTAGTCCACTTTTATCAATAATTCAAAAAAACATCAATTTTGATAAATTTAAAACGCAAGCAGTTTACATTCAGGCTGCTCAAAATTTTATTGGCCTATTTCAAAGAAAAATCATTCTAGAAAAAACAAAATTACCAGGAACAAGAGCACTAGCTAAAACTTTAGAAATACACAGAAACACTGCTGTTGCCATTTATGATGAGTTAGCTTCACAAGGCTGGGTAGACATAAAACCTAATAAAGGAACGTTTGTATCTGTTAGAAAAACATCTTCTAATAACAAAAAGAGTAAGACCAATTTTTCTACAAAATCTACGATTTCTGAAAGTACTGGATTCCATTTTCAAAAATCGTTTCATTTAGCATCAACAGTGCAATCTACAGAAGCAAAATACTCTGTAAATGATGGTAAGCCAGACTTACGTTTGCATCCTGTAAATCAATTTACGAGATGGTATAGTGCAGCCATGAAGCGCAAAACTTTAATTCAAAAATGGAACAGACCACAAGAGGCTTCTCTTTCTATGTTTCAAACACAACTATGTAATTACTTAAATGCTACAAGAGGTTTACATGTAAGTCCAAAAAATTTAATTAGCACTAGAAGTACTGAAATGAGTTTGTACATTGTGTCTCAGCTTCTTATTCAAAAAGATGATGTTGTTTTGGTAGGCAATTTAAGTAATTATGCATCAAACATGATTTTTCAGCAAGTAGGTGCACAGCTTATTACGATACCAGTTGATGAGGAAGGTTTAGATGTAGAGTTTATCAGAAAAAATTTTATTAAAAGTAGCATTAGGTGTGTTTATGTTTGTGCTCACAGAGATTACCCAACAACCACTACCTTAAGCTCTGAAAGAAGAAAAGCTTTATTAAAATTAGCCAAAGAATTTGGATTTGCTATTATTGAAGATGATTTTGATTATGATTTTCAATTTGATGGTCCACCCTCTTTACCAATGGCAAATTCAGACGAAAATGGAATGGTAATTTACTTGGGTAAACTTGGCCAATCTTTGTTTCCTAGCTTTCAAACAGGCTTTGTAATTGCTCCAGAAAATTTAATTCAGGAAGCTAAAAACTATCTTTATTTATTAGATGAACAAGGAGATCTTATACAGCAACAAATGCTATCTGAACTTATTAATGAAGGTGAAATTTATAGAATGATGCAAAAAAATATTGTAATCTATAAGGAACGTAGAGATTATTTACATCAACTACTTACTCATAAATTTAAGAAAATTGCTACTTGGAAAATTCCTGATGGTGGACTTGCAATTTGGTTAACTTTTACACCAACAATTTCTCTTGTAAAATTGGCTGAGCAAGCAGAACAAAACAATTTATTTTTACCTAAAACTATCCTCTATCAGAATAAAAGTACATGTGCTATTCGCTTTGGCTTTGGACATTTAAACAAAGAAGAATTAGAAATTGTCATCTTAAAATTAAAAGAAGCTTATAAAAATGTAGTAGGGAATATTTTAGTTGATTAA
- a CDS encoding LexA family protein, which produces MQATDHLTFFKPEQSLHEGALLIDTGISAGFPSTTEDIVGEKISLDDTLVRNKDTTFYAKVRGQSMINAGLNHDDLLVIDRSLEPADKKIAVCYIDGEFTVKRLRVQNNEIWLQPENPNYPIINITEDNDFMIWGIVTNVIKKV; this is translated from the coding sequence ATGCAAGCTACAGATCATCTTACCTTTTTTAAACCAGAACAATCTTTACACGAAGGTGCTTTACTTATTGATACAGGAATATCTGCAGGTTTCCCTTCAACAACAGAAGATATTGTTGGTGAAAAGATTTCTTTAGATGATACACTTGTTAGAAACAAAGACACCACTTTTTATGCAAAAGTAAGAGGCCAATCTATGATTAACGCTGGTTTAAATCATGATGATTTACTAGTTATTGATAGAAGTTTAGAACCTGCAGACAAAAAAATTGCAGTTTGTTATATTGATGGCGAGTTTACTGTAAAGCGTTTACGTGTTCAAAACAATGAAATCTGGCTTCAACCAGAAAATCCTAATTACCCAATTATAAACATTACTGAAGACAATGATTTTATGATTTGGGGCATTGTAACCAACGTTATTAAAAAGGTTTAA
- a CDS encoding DUF2975 domain-containing protein encodes MTAPENYNSLTINTNRDLIFNFDVNEIPKTYDDWKETNQLYHFNLLNNYSKAYVIWSKVIMFTGFFFILFLLNKLLKNTESFNFFFEKNIKIINNIIYLIITLFILNFLLKGFTIKPLLMAFDNNTSHFLTKRSASLNFVFYYPLAIIFFSILKVVFKRGQELKQENDLTI; translated from the coding sequence ATGACTGCTCCTGAAAATTATAATAGTTTAACGATTAACACAAATAGAGATCTCATCTTTAATTTTGATGTAAATGAAATCCCTAAAACATATGATGATTGGAAAGAAACAAATCAGCTTTATCATTTTAATTTATTAAATAATTATTCTAAAGCTTATGTTATTTGGTCTAAGGTGATAATGTTTACAGGTTTCTTCTTTATACTTTTCCTTTTAAACAAATTATTGAAAAACACTGAAAGTTTTAACTTCTTTTTTGAAAAAAATATTAAAATTATAAATAATATTATTTATTTAATTATAACCTTATTTATTTTAAATTTCCTTCTAAAAGGATTCACAATAAAACCTTTATTAATGGCTTTTGATAATAACACATCGCATTTTTTAACGAAAAGAAGTGCCTCTTTAAATTTTGTATTTTATTATCCTTTAGCAATAATATTCTTTTCTATTTTAAAAGTAGTTTTCAAACGAGGACAAGAATTAAAACAAGAAAACGATTTAACAATATAA
- a CDS encoding helix-turn-helix domain-containing protein — translation MAIIVNLDVMLAKRKMRSKELAETIGITTANLSVLKSGKAKAVRFSTLEAICKALDCQPADILNYQED, via the coding sequence ATGGCAATTATTGTAAATTTAGATGTAATGCTTGCCAAACGCAAAATGCGAAGTAAGGAGTTGGCTGAAACAATAGGTATTACTACTGCAAATTTATCTGTTTTAAAGTCTGGTAAAGCTAAGGCTGTACGTTTTTCCACTCTAGAAGCGATTTGTAAAGCGTTAGATTGTCAGCCAGCAGATATTTTAAATTATCAAGAAGATTAA